The genomic window TCCCGGTCCTCGTCGCCTACCAGTCCATCGAGAGCCTCGTGAAGCGGCCCGAGGGGCGGCGCTCGCTCGAGGCGATCCTCTGCAATTACCTCCCGGCGCGCCGCTATTTCCGCAGCAAGGGCCGCGCGCGCTCCAGCGCCTCGATCCTGGACGCCATTCCGCTCGGCGAGGCCGGCGCGCCCCTCGCGTGGCTCCTCTTCGTCCGCGTCGACTTCGCGTCCGGCCCCCCGGAGACGTACGTCCTGCCCATCGCCTTCGCGACCGGCGAGCGCGCGCGCGAGCTCGAGGTCAGCGCCGCCCACGCGTGTATCGCCGCCGTCCGATTGCACGTGAGCGACGGACAAACCCAGGTCATCGAGGGCACCCTCGTCGACGCGGTCGTCGACCCCGACCTCGCGAGCGCGCTCCTCCGCTTCGTGCGCGCGGGCGCGAAGTTCTCCGGTGTCCGCGGCGAGCTCCGCTTCCTGCCGCACCCCTTCCTCGCGGGCGTCCCCGAGGAGGCCACCGAGCGCGGGCGGCTCCTCTCCGCGGAGCAATCGAACTCCATCCTCGTGTATGGCGAGACCGTGATGCTCAAGATCTTCCGCCAGGTCGAGGAGGGCATCAACCCCGAGTTCGAGATCCAATCGTTCCTCGACAAACAGGGGTACACGCACGTCCCGCGGCTCGGGGGCGCCGTCGAATACCAGGGGCCGGGGCGCGACCGCACCGTGCTCGGGATGGTCCAGCAATGGATGCCGAGCCGGGGCAACGCGTTCCAGGCCGCGCTCGAGTCGCTCGACCTCTTCTTCGATCGGGTCCTCGCCGAGGAGGCCTCGCGCGCCGGCGCCGCGCCGCCCATGCCGCGCGGCACGTTCACCGAGCGCGGGCGCGGGCCGCTCCCGCCCCACGCGCACGACCTCCTCGGCGCGCAGACCGTTTGGCTGAACAAACTCGGCCAGCGGACGGCGGAGCTCCACGCCGCCCTCGCGGCCGACACGCCCGACGCCACCTTCGGCCGCGAGCCCTACTCCACGCTGCACCAGCAATCGCTTTATCAAGGCGCGCACACGATGCTCGCGCGCACCTTCGACGCATTGCGGAGGCGGGCGCGCGCCTTGCCCGAGGGCGCGCGGGACCTCGCGCGGGAGATCGCGAAGCGCGAGGACGAGGTAGATCGGCGGCTCAAGGCGATCAGCGCGCGCAAGCTCGACGCCACGCGCGTCCGTTGCCACGGCGATTTCCACCTCGGGCAGGTCCTCTTCACCGGCGAGGACTTCATCTTCATCGATTTCGAGGGTGAACCCACGCGCCCCCTCGCGACGCGCCGCTTCCGCCGCACGCCGCTCCGGGACGTCGCCGGCATGCTCCGCTCCTTCGATTACGCGGCGGCCTCGGCGCTCTCCTCCGGCCGCGCGCGGCCCGAGGACCTGCCCGTGCTCGAACCCTGGACGCGGGCCTGGGTCGCCTGGGCGGAGGCCGTCTACCTCGCCGGTTACCTCGGGGCCGCCGCGCAGAGCGAGCTGCTCCCGAAGAATGACGCCGACACCGACCTCCTGCTCGATTTCTACGTGCTCGAGAAGTGCATCTACGAGATCGGCTACGAGCTCGACAACCGACCCGATTGGATCACGATCCCGCTGCGCGGGCTCTCGCGGATGCTCGACGGCTGAGCTCGCCGCGGTCGCGCCGCGCCCGGCCGCTGGCCCGTTTTCCCCTCCGCGCCGCGGATGTGGTAGGGGGGAGACCGTGCAAGACGGTCGAACCCCGGTCCAGGAAACCCCCGAGGGCGTCGTTCGGCGCCTCTCGGCCGCGCGCGCGGCGCTTCCGCGCGAACACGACGCGGTCCTCGCCTTCGACGCCGATGGGACGCTCTGGAAGGGCGACGTCGGCAACGACCTCTTCGAGGCGCTGATCGCCGCCGAGGCGGTGCGCGAGGAGGCGCGCGCGGCGCTGCTCGTCGAGGCCCGCGCCGCGTGTTCGACCGAGGACGGCAGCACCACCACGATCGCGCGCGGCCTCTTCGCCGCGCTCGCCGCGGGCACCTACGACGAGGCGCGCGCCTTCGCCATGATGGCGTGGGTCTTCGCCGGGTATTCCCTCGACGAGGCGCGCGCCTTCGCCAGGCGCGCCATCGAGGCGCGCGGCCTCGAGGCGAGGCTGCATCGATTCCTTCAGCCCATCCTCGCCTGGGCCGAAGCGGAAAACGTGCCCGTCTGGGTGGTCTCCGCTTCGCCGCGCTGGATCGTCGAGATGGGCGTCGCATTCCTGGGAATCCCGGCGAGCCGCGTCGTCGCCATGACGCCTCGTATGCAGGACGGCCGCATCAAGCCCGAGCTCGACGGGCCGCCCATTTACGGTGATCACAAGCCCGTCTCGCTTCGTGACGCCTGTCCGGGCGCGACGCTGCTCGGCGCATTCGGGGATTCGAGTTACGACGTCCCCATGCTCGCCGCTTCGCGCGTGCCGGTCGCGGTGCGCCCGAAGGCGGGGTTGCTCGCGCGCGCGGCCGAGGTGCCGAGCCTCGTCGTCGTCGGAACCTGAGCCATGGCGGCCATCGAGCTCCGCGGCCTCGTCCGCCGGCACCCCGGCGCCGAAATGCCCGCCCTCGACAAACTCGATCTCGACGTCGAGGACGGCGAGATGCTCGTGCTCGTCGGCCCCTCGGGTTGCGGCAAATCGACGACGCTCAGGCTCGTCTCCGGCCTCGACGCCCCCGACGCGGGCACGATCCGTATTGGCGACCGCGACGTCACGCGCGTCGCGCCGCAGGACCGGGACGTCGCCATGGTCTTCCAGGGGTATGCCCTCTACCCGCACATGAAGGTGCGTGAGATCCTGGCCTTCCCCCTGAAAATGCGCGGCGTCTCGCGGGCCGAGAGGGAAAAGAAGGTCGGCGAGGCGGCGGAGCTGCTCGGTTTGTCGAAGCTGCTCGATCGTCGTCCCGGCGAGCTCTCGGGCGGCGAGCGGCAACGTGTCGCGATGGGCCGGGCGATCGTGCGTTCGCCGCGGGTGTTTTTGTTCGACGAGCCGCTCTCGAACCTCGACGCCGCGCTCCGGGCCGAGCTCCGCGTCGAGCTCGCCTCGCTCGTGCGGCGGCTCGGGGTGACGAGCATGTACGTCACGCACGATCAGGTCGAGGCGATGACGATCGGCGATCGGATCGCCGTGATGAAGGGCGGCATCTTGCAGCAGGTGGGCGCGCCCAAGGCCATTTACGAGGCGCCTGCGAACGTCTTCGTGGCCTCGTTCCTCGGCAGCCCGGCGATCAACCGCATCGAGGTCGAGCCGCGGGGCGACAAGCTCGAGGCGCCCGGGTTCTCCCTCGCCGCGCCCGCGGGGCTCGACCTGCCGGCGCGTGTCGTCGTGGGCGTCCGCCCCGAGCACGTGCGTATCTCCCGGGAAAAACCCGCCCCCGAGAATCTCTCGTTTTCGGCGGAGGTCGTGCACGGCGAGCCGCTCGGGGCCGAGACGTACCTCTACCTCGACGCGAGAGGCACCCGCATCGCCGCGCGCCTGCCCGGCTGGGGCGTGTTTTCGCCGCGGGACCATGTCACCTGCGCCGTCGACGTGCGCCATTGCCTCTTCTTCGACGCCGCGACGGGGACGAGGCTCGTGGAGGCGCGCGGATGAGCGGCAGGCGCCTCGGACGGCGGGACGTGTTGATCGAGCTCGCCGCCTCCTTCGCCGCCCTCGCGGGGGCGAGCTGCACGCGCGCCGGCAGGGAGGGCGAGGCCTCCTTGTGGTTCGCCTATGGCGGCAACAACCGCGAGGTCCTGCTCTCGCTCGTCGATCGCTTCAACGCCGAGCAGAGCGCCCACCGCATCAGGGCCATTTACCAGGGGGATTATTTCGAGGCCCTGGCCAAGCTCCGCACGGCCATCGCGGCGCGCGCGGCGCCTGCGCTCACGCACGTCGTCGGCGAGGTCGTGCCTTACCTCGCGCAAGCCGGCACCCTCTTGCCGATCGACGAGACCCGGGAGGCGACCGGCGATATCGTCCCGGCGCTCGGGCAAACGGGGACCTTCGTCCGCGGCGGCGAGCGCCCGATCCTCTGCGCGCCCTTCAATCGCTCCACGCCCATCGCTTATTACAACCGCGCCCTCTTCGCCGAGCTCGGCCTGCGCCCGCCCACCACGTGGAGCGAGCTCGAATCCGTGGCCCGCGCCGCCACGCTCCGCACGAGCGACGGCCAGGTGACCCGCCACGGCTTCGCTTGCCCCATCGACTGGTGGTTCTGGGTCGCGCTCGTGGGCCAGGCGGGCGGGACCGTCGTGGAGGACGACGGCACGCCCTCGCTCGGGGGTGAGGCCGGCGTGCGCGCGCTCGAATTCTGGCAGCGGCTCGTGCACGAGGAGCGCACGATGAAGCCGCCGCCGGGTCGCGATTACAATGCCTGGCAGGCCACGAACACCGACTTCCTCGCGGGCCGGGTGGCCATGATCTGGACGTCGACCGCGTTCCTCAAATACCTCGAAAACAACGCGAAATTCCCGGTCGGCGCCGCGCCTTTGCCGGCGGACGTGCGCCGGAGCGTGCCCACGGGCGGCACCATGTTCGTCATGCCCGCCGCCTCGCCCGAGAGGGAGCGCCCCGCGGCCCGAGCCTTCCTGCAATGGATGATGCTCCCGCGGCAGGCGAACGAATGGGCGACGCGGACGGGGTATTTGCCCGTCTCGCAAAAGGGCCTCGCCGAGCTCGAGGCGAGCGGCTATTACGGCGAGCACCCGAACGACCGGGTCGCGCTCGATCAATTGAAAGACGCCTTCGCGTGGCCCTGGGCGCCCTCGCTCTTCCGCATTCAGCGCGAGGCCGTGCAGCCGCGGCTCGAAGAGGCGGTGCTCGCCCGGAGGGACGCGCGGGCCACGCTCGACGAGGCGCGCCGCGCCGCGGGGGAGCCATGACGCCGAAGCGCCCGCGTGATCCTTACCTCTTCCTCGCCCCCACGGCGCTCGTCCTCGGCCTCTTCTTTTTCTGGCCGCTCGCGCTCGTCTTCAAGAACAGCTTCTACGCCTGGGACATGCTCACGCCCCCCGAATGGGTGGGCGCCGCGAATTACGCGCAGATCCTCACGAGCGGCGAGCTCTGGGGCACCCTCGCGCGGACCCTCTCCTACAGCGTGGTCGTCGTCGTCGCCTCCCTCGGCCTCGGCCTCGGCCTCGCGCTCGCCCTCGATCGGCCCGGGAAGCTTTATGCCTTCGTGCGCGGCGCGGTCTTCAGCGCGTACGTCGTCTCGTGGGTCGCCGTCGCCCTGCTCTGGATGTGGATCCTCGACGCCGACGGCGGCCTGCTCTCCACGCTCTGCCGCGCCGTCGGCGTCGCGCCGAAGAACTGGCTCGGCGACCCTGCGATCGCGCTCTACACGCTCGCGGCCGTCAGCGTCTGGAAAATCACGGGGTATTCGATGGTGATTTTCCTGGCGGGGTTGCAGGACATCCCGCGCTCCTTGCACGAGGCCGCGGCGCTCGACGGCGCCGGGCCCTTCTCCCGTTTCCTCCACGTCACCTGGCCCATGCTCCGCCCGAGCGCCTCGTTCGTCGGCACGACCAGCCTGATCCTCTCCTTCCAGGCCTTCGACGTCGTCCGCGTGATGACCCAGGGCGGGCCCGTGAAATCGACCACGGTCTTCGTCTACGCGATCTACGAGCACGTCTTCGTGAACCTGCGTGTCGGCCGGGCGAGCGCGATGACCGTCTCGTTTTTCGTGCTCCTGCTCGTGCTCACGGCATTGCAGCTCCGGCTCTGGCGGCTCGGCAAGACGGACACGAGGCGGGCATGATGAAGAAGGGTCGCTCGTGGATCCCGCTCGCCGTCGTGGCCCTCCTCTGGGTCGGCCCGTATGCGTGGATGGTCTCCACCTCGCTCCGGACCTTGCCGGAGATCGTCGCCGCGCCCGCGTGGCCCATCCCGAACTCCATTCAATTCGAGGCCTACCGCGAGGTCCTCACGACGATCCCCGTCGGCCGTTATTTCCTCAACACCACGGTCATGGCCGTGGCCATCGCGCTCCTGCAGATCCTGCTCGCCTTGCCGGCCGGATATGCCCTCGCGAAATTGCATTTCGTCGGCAAGAAGGCCGCCTTCGCCCTCGTGCTCGCCTGCCTCCTCATCCCGGCGCAGGTCACGTTCGTCCCGGTCTTCTCGATGCTCGGCCCGCTCGGCCTCGTGAACACCTTCGCCGCGCTGATCCTCCCGTTCGGCGTGAGCGCGCTCGGCACCTTCCTCGTGCGGCAAGCCTTGCTCTCCGTCCCCGACGAGATGATCGAGGCGGCGCGGCTCGACGGCGCGAGCGAGCTCCGGATCGTCTACGGCCTGCTCGCGCCGATGTTACGGCCGACCCTCGCCTCGCTCTTCCTCTTCAGCTTCGTCTTCCATTACAACGATTATTTCTGGCCGCTCGTCATGACCACCGACGACGACGTGCGCACCTTGCCCCTCGCCGTCGCCTTGCTCCGCGAGCAGGGCACCGGCGTGCGCTGGCACATCGTGATGGCGGGGAACGTGATCCTGAGCCTGCCCGTCCTCGCGCTCTTCGCGGCGGTGCAGAAGCAGATCCTGCGCGCGGTGACGGCGCGGGCGGGGTAGCGCGGCTAGCGGCGCACCAGGAACGGATTGACCAGGCTCGCCGGCACCGTCGTCCCTGCGGCCTGCGTGGCGGGCGACTCGTTGATGACCCGGCGTGGGATGCGGATCGGCTTGGGCTTGGGCTTCGGCAACGGGCGCGGCTCCGGCTCGACGGCGGGGCCGAGGGCGAGCTCGATCGAGGCCTTGGCCTTGGCGATCTGGGCGAGCGCGTTCGCGCGGTCCTTCGGCCGGGCCGCGGAGGCGAGCTCGACCTCCTGCTCGGCGCGCTCGAGGAACGCGAAGCCCCGCGCCAGCCGGAGCCGCGTGACCTGCTCGGCGCTCGGCTGCTCCCCTTCACACGCCGACGACTCCTGCACGGCGCCCTTGCCGACGACGATCACGAGCGCACCCGCGAGCACGAGCGTCGACACCTTCCAGACGTTCACCATGGCTTCCTCCCTACCGGGCGCGATCCTCCTCGCGCGATCCGCACGTAGCGACGAGGGGCCAGGATGTGACCAACTTTTTTTCGGGAAGGCGTGAGGAGAGGCGGATCAGCCGAGGGCGGCGATCGCGGCGTCGTAGTTCGGCTCCTGCGCGATCTCGGCGACGAGCTCGGCGTGCAGGATCTTGTTGCCCTCGTCGAGCACGACCACGGCGCGCGCGGTGAGGCCGGCGAAGGGCCCCTCGGCGATCTCCACGCCGTAATCCTTGCCGAACGACGAGCGGAACGCGGAGAGCGACTCGCACTTGTCGATGCCCTCGGCGCCGCAGAAGCGCTTCTGCGCGAAGGGCAGGTCCTCGGAGATGTTCAGCACGGTCACGCCCTTCTCGGAGGCGACCTTGTTGAACTTGCGCACCGAGATGGCGCAAACGGGCGTGTCGATGCTCGGGAAGATATTGAGGATCTTCTTGCCCGAGAACGACGACAGCGTCGCCCGCGACAGGTCCCCGCGGAGGAGCTGGAAATCGGGCGCCGCGTTGCCCTTCGTCGGCAGGTCCCCGGACGTGTGGATCGGATTGCCCTTGAGCGTGATCTTCGCCATGATGGTTTGTCTCCGTGTTTGGCGCGGAGTGTACACCGTCAGACCCGGACGACAAGGCCCGAACGTTCCCCTACGTGACGTCCGGCAACCCCGCGATCCCCACGAGCTCGGCGCTGACCTCGTAGAGCTTGCGTTGCAGCCTTCGATCCAGCGAGCGCGTCGACGAGGGCTCCTCGTGCTCGTCGGAGAAGTATTTGCCCGTCACCGCGGCGAGCTCCGGGTCCGTGGCGAGCCGGACGGACGTCGCCGCGCCCTGCGCGACCGTGCCCCCGCCCATCCCGAAGCCGCTGCGCAGGAGCTTCGTGCCGATCACCCCCGGGTGCAGCGCGTTCGAGGTGATGGCCGTGCCCGCGAGGCGCCGCGCCATTTCATACGCGAAGAGCACGTTCGCGAGCTTCGACGCGGCATACGCCGCATATCCATGAAAATATCGCTCCGAGGTCAGATCCGTGAAATCGATCTGCCCGCGGGTGTGGGCGATCGAGCTCACCGTGACGATACGCCCGGCGTCGCTCTTTCGAAGCGCGGGCAGGAGCAGGTGCGTGAGCAGGAACGGGGCGAGGTGATTGACGGCGAACGTCGCCTCGAAGCCGTCCTCCGTGAGCTTTCGCTCGTGCAGGAAGACGCCGGCGTTGTTCAGCAACACGTCGAGCCGCGGCGCGCGGGAGGCGACCTCCGCGGCGAGCGCGCGGACGGCGGACATCGACGCGAGATCCCCGGCGACGGCCGTGACCTCGCTCGATCGGCTCTCCTTTTCGAGCGCCTCGCAGGTGGCCCTGGCCTTGGCCTCGGTCCGCCCGTGGACGAGCACGTGGTGGCCGCGGCGAAGCAGCTCGAGCGCGGTCTGGCGCCCGATTCCATCGGTCGCGCCGGTGACGAGGACGATCCGCTGCTGGGACATGGGGTTTTTACTCCGGCGGGCCAGCGTCCTTCACCGCGACCGAGCCGATGAGGGACATGTTGCGACGCTCGTAGTTCGGGTCGTCGCTCGTGGACTCGAAATAGATACGCGAGCCGTCCTCGGAGAACACGGGATACCGCTCGTTCCAGGGGTTCTCCGTGAGCATCCGAGTGTTCCCTTGCTCGATGTCGTAGAAAAAAACGTCCCCGAACCGGGTGAACGCGACGCGCTTGCCGTCGGGCGAAAAACTCGGGTTTTGCACGGCGTACACCACGTTCACCGGCAGGATCTCGCCCGCGTCGACGTCGACCAGGGCGAGGCGCGTGCTCGACCCGCCGCGCTCCGCCACGAGTTTTTTCCCGTCGCGGCTCGCCTCCATGGTGTCGAAGCGCTCCTCCGCGGGCACCTGGAGCAAGGGCTTCGCCGCGGGCGGCGAGGCGCCGAGGTCGGCCACGTACAAGGTCTGTCGCGGCGGCGCTTCGGCCTCGCTCGGCGTGTACAAGAACGCGAGCTTCTGCGGGCCGACCCAGGCGAAACCCGAGAAAAAGCCGCCCTCGGGCAGCCGTTCGAAGAGCGTCTTGCCGTCGTCGAGCGAGACGACGGCGAGCTTCCCCGGGCAATCGCGGCAGGGACGGTCGTAAAGCGCCGCGGCCTTTCCCCCGGGCGCGACCTTCGGCGAGGAGAAGCGGTGCTCGGCGTCGATCCGGAGGCGGCGCGATGTGCCGTCCGGGTCGACGACCGTGAGCGTCTTCGCCCAGCCGAAGAGGTCCTCGGCGAAGACCACGCGGCTGCCGTCGGGAGCGGCCGCGGGATAACTGAAGAGGTGATAACCGCTCCAGAGGACCTTGCGTTCGCTGCCGGGCGCGCGCCATTCGAGCGTCTCGAGGCCCGTGATCCACGAGAGCTTCATCGTGCGCGGCGCGACGAACGGCGTGATCGGGGCGGTCTTCACGAGGACGCCGGGCGTGGCCGAGCCTCCGAGGGCGTCGTCCGCGCCGATGGCGCTGTGGTAGGTGATCTTCGCGGGCCCCTTCTCGAAGATCCGGCGGCGGTTCTCCAGGTCCTTGTAGGTGCGCTCGGCCTCGTTGAGGCGCTCGCCGCGGACCTCGACGTATTTCTTCGCCTTGGCCACGTGGCCGGCGAGCTTGATGTCGTTGCCCTTGAAAATGGCGTCGATCGCCGGGTGCTTGACGAGGTGGGGCGCGACCTGGTCGAACGCCTGCAGCGCGAGCGTCTCGGCGAGCCTGCGCAACGCGTCGGCCTTGCCTTTGCCGCCCGCCCAGCTCACGAGCCGCCCCGCCTGCGGGACCTCGTCGCGGACGTGGCGGACCTCGATCGACGCGTCGGCGCGGACCTCGAAGTATCCACCCTCGACGGGGTGTTCGATCATCTCCGGCGTGAGCTTCGCCTTCACCACGAACGCGGCGCGCAGCGTCTTCGCGGCCTCCTCGGGGCTCTCGGCCTCGCGCAGGACCTCGAGCACCTCGGGATCCCCGGCGCGCACGGGCTCGAAGCCGATGGCGTCGAGGCGCTGGCAGAGCTCGTTCACGAGCAGGGCCGAGGCGCGCGAGCCGTCCCAGAAGTGACCGTCGAGGTCGACGGCGACGACGACGCGTAGCGGCTCGGGTTCGCGGAGCGAGCGCAGGCTGAAGAAGGCGCCCGCGCCGGCGAGGGCCAGGAGCGCGCCGGCCAGGGGCCAGAAGCGGCGTTTTCTGGGCACGAGCTCCGGCGGGATCTCGGTCTCGGTCGCTTCGGGCTCGGCAGGAGAGGTCATGGCCGTAGCCTCGCGCATAACCTCGCGGCGCGCGGGAGGCAATGGTACCTTGACGCGCGCCGGCAGAGAGCCGAGGACGGGGGGCACGTGCTCGGGATAGGGGAGATCCTCGGGGGGAGGTTCGAGATCGTCCGGAATGCGACGATCGGGGGGATGGGCGCGGTGTACGAGGCGCGCGAGCGCGCGACGGGCGAGCGGCTCGCGGTGAAGGTGCTGCGGGCGAGGCTGTCGGACGAGGCGGCGCGCTTCGAGCGGGAGGCGGCGATCCTCGCGGCGTCGCCGCACCCGCGTATCGTGCGTTTCGTGGCGCGCGGCGTCCTCGCGCGGGGCGAGCCGTGGCTCGTGATGGAGTGGCTCGAGGGGGAGGACCTCCGGCGCCGCCTCCGCCGCGGCCCGCTCGGCGTCGCGGAGGGCCTTCGATTGCTGCGCGCCGCGGCCGAGGCGCTCTCCGCCTTGCACGCGCGGGGCGTCGTCCATCGGGACGTCAAGCCGGAGAACCTCTTCCTCCAGGGCGGGCGGATCGAGGGATTGAAGCTGCTCGACCTGGGGGTCGCGCAGCTCGCGGGGGCCAGCCGGCTGACGGACACGGGCCTCGTCGTGGGGACGCCCGGGTACATGGCCCCCGAGCAAGCGCGGAGCGGCGGGCCGCTCGACGCGCGGGCGGACGTCTTTTCGCTCGGCGCGGTCCTCTTCGAATGCGTGACCGGGCAGCCGGCCTTCAAGGGGTCGCATGGGCTCGGCATGATCGCCCGGATGCTCTACGACGAGACCCCGCGCCTCGGGGAGCTCGTCCCGGGGGTGCCGGAGGGTCTCGACGCGCTGGTCGCGCGTATGCTCGCGAAGGACCCGGAAGCGAGGCCGCGGGACGGCAGGGCCCTCACCGAGGCGCTCGCGCCCGCGTGGTCCTCGGGCGAAGGGAAAGAGGCCCCCGCGCGGCGGCGTGATTGCCTCGGCGAGGGCGAGCGGCGCGCCGTGGTGAAGCCGGAGGCGCCCACGGAGCGGCCGCGATTGCTGCTCGGCAAACCGACGCCGTACGTGGACAGGGACCACGAGCTCGCGATGTTCGAGCACATCTTCGAGCAATGCGTGGAGGACGGGCTCGCGCATGGCGTGCTCGTCGTGGCGCCGCCGGGGATGGGCAAGACGCGCTTCGCCTACGAGGCCACGCGCGCGCTCCGGGCGCGGGGCGGGCCCATTTCGATCTGGAAGGCGCGGGCGGATCCGCTGCGGCAGAGCACGGCGTTCGAGCTGCTCGGGCAGGCCTTGCAGCATGTGCAGCGGGGAGGCGCGAGGCTCGAGGAGCTACACGAGGCCCTGCGCGCGCCGCTCCTCGCGGATCGGATCAAGGAGGCCTGGCTCTC from Polyangium spumosum includes these protein-coding regions:
- a CDS encoding haloacid dehalogenase-like hydrolase; protein product: MQDGRTPVQETPEGVVRRLSAARAALPREHDAVLAFDADGTLWKGDVGNDLFEALIAAEAVREEARAALLVEARAACSTEDGSTTTIARGLFAALAAGTYDEARAFAMMAWVFAGYSLDEARAFARRAIEARGLEARLHRFLQPILAWAEAENVPVWVVSASPRWIVEMGVAFLGIPASRVVAMTPRMQDGRIKPELDGPPIYGDHKPVSLRDACPGATLLGAFGDSSYDVPMLAASRVPVAVRPKAGLLARAAEVPSLVVVGT
- a CDS encoding ABC transporter ATP-binding protein; this encodes MAAIELRGLVRRHPGAEMPALDKLDLDVEDGEMLVLVGPSGCGKSTTLRLVSGLDAPDAGTIRIGDRDVTRVAPQDRDVAMVFQGYALYPHMKVREILAFPLKMRGVSRAEREKKVGEAAELLGLSKLLDRRPGELSGGERQRVAMGRAIVRSPRVFLFDEPLSNLDAALRAELRVELASLVRRLGVTSMYVTHDQVEAMTIGDRIAVMKGGILQQVGAPKAIYEAPANVFVASFLGSPAINRIEVEPRGDKLEAPGFSLAAPAGLDLPARVVVGVRPEHVRISREKPAPENLSFSAEVVHGEPLGAETYLYLDARGTRIAARLPGWGVFSPRDHVTCAVDVRHCLFFDAATGTRLVEARG
- a CDS encoding ABC transporter substrate-binding protein; this translates as MSGRRLGRRDVLIELAASFAALAGASCTRAGREGEASLWFAYGGNNREVLLSLVDRFNAEQSAHRIRAIYQGDYFEALAKLRTAIAARAAPALTHVVGEVVPYLAQAGTLLPIDETREATGDIVPALGQTGTFVRGGERPILCAPFNRSTPIAYYNRALFAELGLRPPTTWSELESVARAATLRTSDGQVTRHGFACPIDWWFWVALVGQAGGTVVEDDGTPSLGGEAGVRALEFWQRLVHEERTMKPPPGRDYNAWQATNTDFLAGRVAMIWTSTAFLKYLENNAKFPVGAAPLPADVRRSVPTGGTMFVMPAASPERERPAARAFLQWMMLPRQANEWATRTGYLPVSQKGLAELEASGYYGEHPNDRVALDQLKDAFAWPWAPSLFRIQREAVQPRLEEAVLARRDARATLDEARRAAGEP
- a CDS encoding carbohydrate ABC transporter permease — protein: MTPKRPRDPYLFLAPTALVLGLFFFWPLALVFKNSFYAWDMLTPPEWVGAANYAQILTSGELWGTLARTLSYSVVVVVASLGLGLGLALALDRPGKLYAFVRGAVFSAYVVSWVAVALLWMWILDADGGLLSTLCRAVGVAPKNWLGDPAIALYTLAAVSVWKITGYSMVIFLAGLQDIPRSLHEAAALDGAGPFSRFLHVTWPMLRPSASFVGTTSLILSFQAFDVVRVMTQGGPVKSTTVFVYAIYEHVFVNLRVGRASAMTVSFFVLLLVLTALQLRLWRLGKTDTRRA
- a CDS encoding carbohydrate ABC transporter permease, which encodes MMKKGRSWIPLAVVALLWVGPYAWMVSTSLRTLPEIVAAPAWPIPNSIQFEAYREVLTTIPVGRYFLNTTVMAVAIALLQILLALPAGYALAKLHFVGKKAAFALVLACLLIPAQVTFVPVFSMLGPLGLVNTFAALILPFGVSALGTFLVRQALLSVPDEMIEAARLDGASELRIVYGLLAPMLRPTLASLFLFSFVFHYNDYFWPLVMTTDDDVRTLPLAVALLREQGTGVRWHIVMAGNVILSLPVLALFAAVQKQILRAVTARAG
- the tpx gene encoding thiol peroxidase, which codes for MAKITLKGNPIHTSGDLPTKGNAAPDFQLLRGDLSRATLSSFSGKKILNIFPSIDTPVCAISVRKFNKVASEKGVTVLNISEDLPFAQKRFCGAEGIDKCESLSAFRSSFGKDYGVEIAEGPFAGLTARAVVVLDEGNKILHAELVAEIAQEPNYDAAIAALG
- a CDS encoding SDR family oxidoreductase, whose product is MSQQRIVLVTGATDGIGRQTALELLRRGHHVLVHGRTEAKARATCEALEKESRSSEVTAVAGDLASMSAVRALAAEVASRAPRLDVLLNNAGVFLHERKLTEDGFEATFAVNHLAPFLLTHLLLPALRKSDAGRIVTVSSIAHTRGQIDFTDLTSERYFHGYAAYAASKLANVLFAYEMARRLAGTAITSNALHPGVIGTKLLRSGFGMGGGTVAQGAATSVRLATDPELAAVTGKYFSDEHEEPSSTRSLDRRLQRKLYEVSAELVGIAGLPDVT
- a CDS encoding PD40 domain-containing protein; the encoded protein is MTSPAEPEATETEIPPELVPRKRRFWPLAGALLALAGAGAFFSLRSLREPEPLRVVVAVDLDGHFWDGSRASALLVNELCQRLDAIGFEPVRAGDPEVLEVLREAESPEEAAKTLRAAFVVKAKLTPEMIEHPVEGGYFEVRADASIEVRHVRDEVPQAGRLVSWAGGKGKADALRRLAETLALQAFDQVAPHLVKHPAIDAIFKGNDIKLAGHVAKAKKYVEVRGERLNEAERTYKDLENRRRIFEKGPAKITYHSAIGADDALGGSATPGVLVKTAPITPFVAPRTMKLSWITGLETLEWRAPGSERKVLWSGYHLFSYPAAAPDGSRVVFAEDLFGWAKTLTVVDPDGTSRRLRIDAEHRFSSPKVAPGGKAAALYDRPCRDCPGKLAVVSLDDGKTLFERLPEGGFFSGFAWVGPQKLAFLYTPSEAEAPPRQTLYVADLGASPPAAKPLLQVPAEERFDTMEASRDGKKLVAERGGSSTRLALVDVDAGEILPVNVVYAVQNPSFSPDGKRVAFTRFGDVFFYDIEQGNTRMLTENPWNERYPVFSEDGSRIYFESTSDDPNYERRNMSLIGSVAVKDAGPPE
- a CDS encoding protein kinase domain-containing protein, yielding MLGIGEILGGRFEIVRNATIGGMGAVYEARERATGERLAVKVLRARLSDEAARFEREAAILAASPHPRIVRFVARGVLARGEPWLVMEWLEGEDLRRRLRRGPLGVAEGLRLLRAAAEALSALHARGVVHRDVKPENLFLQGGRIEGLKLLDLGVAQLAGASRLTDTGLVVGTPGYMAPEQARSGGPLDARADVFSLGAVLFECVTGQPAFKGSHGLGMIARMLYDETPRLGELVPGVPEGLDALVARMLAKDPEARPRDGRALTEALAPAWSSGEGKEAPARRRDCLGEGERRAVVKPEAPTERPRLLLGKPTPYVDRDHELAMFEHIFEQCVEDGLAHGVLVVAPPGMGKTRFAYEATRALRARGGPISIWKARADPLRQSTAFELLGQALQHVQRGGARLEELHEALRAPLLADRIKEAWLSFVLAECAFSPVLLVLDDLQWSDRRTVDLVDAALRECRGAPLCVLALARPEVHDTFPGLWSSRRLHELRLRKLGPRARRALVRHVLGDVVTEATAARLAALSEGNAFYLEELIRAAVEGPPNTLPETVVAMVQSRLGQLDGAARRVLRAASIFGETFWAGGVSYLLGPSHPHQGTAVREVLARLRDGEFVAASREDRFPGEEALRFRHALLREGAYSMLTEEDRALGHRLAGEWLEKRGGEGGAG